A single genomic interval of Babylonia areolata isolate BAREFJ2019XMU chromosome 26, ASM4173473v1, whole genome shotgun sequence harbors:
- the LOC143300490 gene encoding uncharacterized protein LOC143300490, with amino-acid sequence MKSAVTTVILCCMCFFGCQSSCRSGPDSCSFRGNSMCHWTATPGWKVYNLYINYYLGLKDQHSTMERLESRKSCSTNSDIYCLKFEYNFEEDNALSLSVIIKTAEFGEKEVWKMSSSGYPWDDAQVPVNTSTEFTVIFEARSSDNHRVYIDDIEYEEEDCNLYPQSATPPPTTPPTITTPQASTTPTADTTPVPSVTTATTTTRSPTRVTPVTTMLTTPITPDLPEHTSSGSAPTTPPMAGRTTPAQSSSNVGLIAGVVVAVVFLMVVGVVLFVLFKRKQTHDWKTCFTQQKGRPEDFHDHSTHNAVYTRDEHDPDQFINLDINPVNSDGIIQRSYDTTLMPPPAENHYSVIENSREGPNSKPSMAEYVNVNSPKQPDHYEVPPDPHSADDNPYENGDSGEVLPLHSAPAGEAYNTLDFHTPDSERCEGFLSSCDHSSDYNHVSGQQPQTASPTDTGEGPGLYQAIATCHTVRHHQPPAAQHHTVSSTDTHGSGPSHTMEQQPELSREDQSVGVYQLPMGTSSSEHDSFPNVRRTHAPSSKDPTKDINYALQKPVELSPESSHNYGTDKTAQYQHLDFDGKTPGEERSDDVSAQVYSHLNAGSEGAYDVIDRKPDKEQRDGEYSHI; translated from the coding sequence ATGAAGTCAGCAGTGACGACTGTCATACTGTGCTGCATGTGCTTCTTTGGCTGTCAGTCTTCCTGCAGATCTGGTCCGGATTCCTGTTCCTTTCGAGGGAACTCCATGTGTCACTGGACAGCTACTCCAGGATGGAAGGTTTACAACCTCTATATCAACTACTATTTAGGACTCAAGGACCAACACAGCACCATGGAAAGACTTGAAAGCAGAAAGTCTTGTTCAACCAACAGTGACATTTACTGCCTGAAGTTCGAGTATAATTTTGAAGAGGACAATGCTCTCAGCCTCAGTGTCATCATAAAAACGGCTGAATTTGGTGAAAAAGAAGTGTGGAAGATGTCCAGTTCAGGTTACCCGTGGGACGATGCTCAAGTACCCGTGAATACAAGCACAGAATTCACCGTCATCTTTGAAGCAAGAAGTTCTGATAATCACAGAGTCTACATTGATGACATTGAGTACGAGGAGGAGGACTGTAACTTATACCCACAATCCGCTACCCCTCCTCCCACAACTCCCCCAACCATAACCACACCACAAGCGAGCACAACACCCACTGCAGACACGACACCAGTCCCGTCAGTGACAacggcaaccaccaccaccaggtccCCCACCAGAGTCACCCCCGTCACCACGATGCTGACCACCCCCATCACACCTGACCTCCCAGAACACACCAGTTCTGGCAGTGCTCCAACCACACCACCCATGGCTGGAAGGACAACACCAGCACAATCCTCCAGCAACGTCGGCCTGATTGCtggtgtcgttgttgctgtcgtcttTCTGATGGTCGTCGGTGTCGTGCTGTTCGTTCTCTTCAAACGGAAACAGACCCACGATTGGAAGACATGTTTCACACAGCAGAAAGGGAGACCAGAGGACTTCCATGATCAttcaacacacaatgcagtcTACACGAGAGACGAACATGACCCGGACCAGTTCATCAACCTGGACATAAACCCTGTGAACTCTGATGGCATCATACAGCGTTCATATGATACAACTCTCATGCCACCTCCCGCAGAAAATCACTACAGTGTCATTGAAAATTCACGTGAAGGTCCTAACTCCAAGCCTTCAATGGCAGAGTACGTCAACGTGAACAGCCCCAAACAGCCAGACCATTACGAAGTCCCACCAGACCCCCACAGTGCTGATGACAATCCTTACGAAAACGGTGACTCAGGTGAGGTCCTCCCCTTACACTCAGCACCAGCAGGTGAAGCCTACAACACACTGGACTTCCACACACCTGACAGTGAGCGCTGTGAAGGATTCCTGTCCAGCTGTGACCACAGCAGTGACTACAACCACGTGAGTGGCCAGCAGCCACAGACAGCATCACCAACAGACACAGGTGAGGGACCAGGGCTGTACCAGGCAATAGCCACCTGCCACACAGTCCGTCATCATCAGCCGCCAGCCGCACAGCACCACACTGTAtccagcacagacacacatgggtCTGGACCCAGTCACACCATGGAACAACAGCCTGAGCTGTCCAGGGAAGATCAGTCAGTTGGTGTTTACCAACTGCCCATGGGAACATCATCATCAGAACATGACTCATTTCCAAATGTGAGAAGAACACATGCACCTTCCAGCAAAGACCCAACTAAGGATATCAACTATGCTCTTCAAAAACCCGTTGAACTATCTCCTGAAAGTTCTCACAATTATGGTACCGACAAAACCGCACAGTACCAACATCTTGACTTTGACGGAAAGACACCTGGCGAAGAGAGAAGTGATGACGTGTCCGCTCAGGTGTACAGTCACCTGAATGCAGGGAGTGAAGGTGCCTATGATGTGATAGACAGAAAGCCTGACAAAGAACAACGTGACGGGGAGTATTCCCATATCTAA
- the LOC143300511 gene encoding uncharacterized protein LOC143300511 isoform X1 — protein sequence MSPINTMVVCLQASLFAAIVMSPATHSDTKCSASVPRNCTFQNNSCGWNMHNWELKPDGSKVYKYARLKFSRKSGYLESKCVIVNTPISHCLHFRYLADSETYGLTVKLSWPHNDSEQQLWHSSQNQQWTNVSVSVESDSNFTLIITGSREKKEKTKTVYIDDIVYDKKACPGNRATTTVSSKETLTSVLTTETSVSASRTHSIASTERHAAGFTSPATTTTSTVTTTATSPRTTPEKQGAADSSAAAGTIVGAILAVIFVSVIVLVFLIIFFRRNHFMCWKMRSEENRTDLKAGLGSGEDYDTLTDVSRDENYTEINISDVTQSDRCTPVSEAGTSRMSVENYSAIRDVHQDESSLAFQHRPSLYCQAQATLQATLTTAGQALDSPYEISADNPVAPHQGGAQSDDYSKMCFDGRGAVDREHTDSHHSPYDHVHTTDKADGETQEALYEMIKDSISEASHQQRQEWLPHDTHAERIPQNPDANAPGVYHIIEQMAATQGADKESTDTCRIDEDTTIKNPESHSTGAYHNLENSASQKSGTEITMQFHVVEDSPSPKPGENTHSVYHVLEEHPTQTPQTTTTDHHQPLEETFPEGDAPFDLRDIIPTSSESPMSESSPLPREEATDYNHLQFDGSEPVENVTGGEGGEGGGDVYSHVKEGGENTYDEVDRDRQSDVIDDDYSRIW from the exons ATGTCACCT ATAAACACAATGGTGGTGTGCCTTCAAGCATCGCTGTTTGCGGCCATTGTCATGTCTCCAGCGACCCACAGTGACACCAAATGCTCTGCCAGTGTCCCACGGAACTGTACCTTTCAAAACAACTCTTGTGGGTGGAATATGCACAACTGGGAACTTAAACCAGATGGAAGTAAGGTATATAAATATGCTCGTCTTAAATTCTCTAGAAAATCTGGGTATCTTGAAAGTAAATGTGTTATTGTGAACACTCCAATTTCTCACTGTCTTCACTTCAGATATTTAGCGGACAGTGAAACCTATGGATTAACTGTCAAATTATCCTGGCCTCACAACGATTCTGAACAGCAGctgtggcactcttcacagaacCAACAGTGGAcaaatgtttctgtgtctgtggaatCTGATTCAAATTTCACGCTGATTATCACCGGTTCAcgtgagaaaaaagagaaaacaaagacagtgTATATTGACGATATTGTTTATGACAAAAAAGCATGTCCTGGTAACAGGGCCACAACAACTGTGTCATCCAAAGAAACTCTAACAAGTGTGCTGACCACAGAAACAAGTGTTTCTGCATCAAGAACGCACAGCATAGCCAGCACAGAGAGACATGCCGCTGGCTTCACgtcccctgccaccaccaccaccagcacagtgACGACAACAGCTACTTCTCCACGCACCACTCCGGAAAAGCAAGGAGCTGCAGATTCCTCCGCCGCCGCTGGGACTATCGTTGGGGCCATCTTGGCGGTCATTTTCGTCAGCGTCATCGTCCTGGTCTTCCTGATCATTTTCTTCCGACGGAATCACTTCATGTGCTGGAAGATGCGAAGTGAAGAAAACCGGACGGATTTGAAGGCTGGTTTGGGAAGCGGTGAAGATTATGACACTTTAACTGACGTGTCCAGAGATGAGAACTACACAGAGATCAACATCAGCGATGTCACCCAATCGGACCGTTGCACACCTGTCAGTGAGGCAGGAACGTCACGAATGTCCGTGGAGAATTACAGCGCCATCCGTGACGTGCATCAGGACGAGTCATCCCTGGCATTCCAACACAGACCGTCGCTGTACTGCCAGGCACAGGCCACGCTGCAAGCCACACTCACTACAGCTGGACAGGCCCTGGACAGTCCCTATGAAATCAGTGCAGACAACCCCGTCGCTCCTCACCAAGGTGGCGCGCAGAGTGACGACTACAGTAAGATGTGTTTTGACGGGAGGGGAGCTGTTGATAGAGAACACACTGACAGTCATCATTCTCCCTATGATCACGTTCACACCACAGATAAGGCTGATGGTGAAACACAAGAAGCACTCTATGAAATGATAAAGGATTCAATCAGTGAAGCCTCACACCAGCAGAGACAGGAATGGCTCCCACATGACACCCATGCAGAGAGAATTCCGCAGAACCCTGACGCTAACGCTCCAGGCGTGTATCACATCATTGAACAGATGGCAGCAACACAAGGTGCCGACAAAGAATCCACAGACACGTGTAGGATCGATGAAGATACGACAATAAAGAACCCTGAATCCCACAGCACAGGTGCTTACCACAACCTTGAAAACAGCGCGTCACAGAAATCTGGCACTGAAATCACCATGCAGTTCCACGTGGTTGAAGACTCGCCATCACCAAAACCTGGTGAAAACACCCACAGCGTTTACCACGTCCTGGAAgaacacccaacacaaacacctcaaaccacaacaacagacCACCACCAACCTCTTGAAGAAACATTCCCTGAAGGAGATGCACCCTTTGACCTAAGGGACATAATCCCGACATCCTCAGAGTCTCCCATGTCGGAGTCTTCCCCCTTGCCGCGGGAAGAGGCCACAGACTACAACCATCTGCAGTTTGACGGAAGTGAACCCGTAGAGAACGTgacgggaggagaggggggagaggggggaggtgacgTGTACAGTcacgtgaaggagggaggggagaacacCTATGAcgaggtggacagagacagacaaagtgacgtCATTGATGACGACTATTCTCGCATCTGGTGa
- the LOC143300511 gene encoding uncharacterized protein LOC143300511 isoform X2 yields MVVCLQASLFAAIVMSPATHSDTKCSASVPRNCTFQNNSCGWNMHNWELKPDGSKVYKYARLKFSRKSGYLESKCVIVNTPISHCLHFRYLADSETYGLTVKLSWPHNDSEQQLWHSSQNQQWTNVSVSVESDSNFTLIITGSREKKEKTKTVYIDDIVYDKKACPGNRATTTVSSKETLTSVLTTETSVSASRTHSIASTERHAAGFTSPATTTTSTVTTTATSPRTTPEKQGAADSSAAAGTIVGAILAVIFVSVIVLVFLIIFFRRNHFMCWKMRSEENRTDLKAGLGSGEDYDTLTDVSRDENYTEINISDVTQSDRCTPVSEAGTSRMSVENYSAIRDVHQDESSLAFQHRPSLYCQAQATLQATLTTAGQALDSPYEISADNPVAPHQGGAQSDDYSKMCFDGRGAVDREHTDSHHSPYDHVHTTDKADGETQEALYEMIKDSISEASHQQRQEWLPHDTHAERIPQNPDANAPGVYHIIEQMAATQGADKESTDTCRIDEDTTIKNPESHSTGAYHNLENSASQKSGTEITMQFHVVEDSPSPKPGENTHSVYHVLEEHPTQTPQTTTTDHHQPLEETFPEGDAPFDLRDIIPTSSESPMSESSPLPREEATDYNHLQFDGSEPVENVTGGEGGEGGGDVYSHVKEGGENTYDEVDRDRQSDVIDDDYSRIW; encoded by the coding sequence ATGGTGGTGTGCCTTCAAGCATCGCTGTTTGCGGCCATTGTCATGTCTCCAGCGACCCACAGTGACACCAAATGCTCTGCCAGTGTCCCACGGAACTGTACCTTTCAAAACAACTCTTGTGGGTGGAATATGCACAACTGGGAACTTAAACCAGATGGAAGTAAGGTATATAAATATGCTCGTCTTAAATTCTCTAGAAAATCTGGGTATCTTGAAAGTAAATGTGTTATTGTGAACACTCCAATTTCTCACTGTCTTCACTTCAGATATTTAGCGGACAGTGAAACCTATGGATTAACTGTCAAATTATCCTGGCCTCACAACGATTCTGAACAGCAGctgtggcactcttcacagaacCAACAGTGGAcaaatgtttctgtgtctgtggaatCTGATTCAAATTTCACGCTGATTATCACCGGTTCAcgtgagaaaaaagagaaaacaaagacagtgTATATTGACGATATTGTTTATGACAAAAAAGCATGTCCTGGTAACAGGGCCACAACAACTGTGTCATCCAAAGAAACTCTAACAAGTGTGCTGACCACAGAAACAAGTGTTTCTGCATCAAGAACGCACAGCATAGCCAGCACAGAGAGACATGCCGCTGGCTTCACgtcccctgccaccaccaccaccagcacagtgACGACAACAGCTACTTCTCCACGCACCACTCCGGAAAAGCAAGGAGCTGCAGATTCCTCCGCCGCCGCTGGGACTATCGTTGGGGCCATCTTGGCGGTCATTTTCGTCAGCGTCATCGTCCTGGTCTTCCTGATCATTTTCTTCCGACGGAATCACTTCATGTGCTGGAAGATGCGAAGTGAAGAAAACCGGACGGATTTGAAGGCTGGTTTGGGAAGCGGTGAAGATTATGACACTTTAACTGACGTGTCCAGAGATGAGAACTACACAGAGATCAACATCAGCGATGTCACCCAATCGGACCGTTGCACACCTGTCAGTGAGGCAGGAACGTCACGAATGTCCGTGGAGAATTACAGCGCCATCCGTGACGTGCATCAGGACGAGTCATCCCTGGCATTCCAACACAGACCGTCGCTGTACTGCCAGGCACAGGCCACGCTGCAAGCCACACTCACTACAGCTGGACAGGCCCTGGACAGTCCCTATGAAATCAGTGCAGACAACCCCGTCGCTCCTCACCAAGGTGGCGCGCAGAGTGACGACTACAGTAAGATGTGTTTTGACGGGAGGGGAGCTGTTGATAGAGAACACACTGACAGTCATCATTCTCCCTATGATCACGTTCACACCACAGATAAGGCTGATGGTGAAACACAAGAAGCACTCTATGAAATGATAAAGGATTCAATCAGTGAAGCCTCACACCAGCAGAGACAGGAATGGCTCCCACATGACACCCATGCAGAGAGAATTCCGCAGAACCCTGACGCTAACGCTCCAGGCGTGTATCACATCATTGAACAGATGGCAGCAACACAAGGTGCCGACAAAGAATCCACAGACACGTGTAGGATCGATGAAGATACGACAATAAAGAACCCTGAATCCCACAGCACAGGTGCTTACCACAACCTTGAAAACAGCGCGTCACAGAAATCTGGCACTGAAATCACCATGCAGTTCCACGTGGTTGAAGACTCGCCATCACCAAAACCTGGTGAAAACACCCACAGCGTTTACCACGTCCTGGAAgaacacccaacacaaacacctcaaaccacaacaacagacCACCACCAACCTCTTGAAGAAACATTCCCTGAAGGAGATGCACCCTTTGACCTAAGGGACATAATCCCGACATCCTCAGAGTCTCCCATGTCGGAGTCTTCCCCCTTGCCGCGGGAAGAGGCCACAGACTACAACCATCTGCAGTTTGACGGAAGTGAACCCGTAGAGAACGTgacgggaggagaggggggagaggggggaggtgacgTGTACAGTcacgtgaaggagggaggggagaacacCTATGAcgaggtggacagagacagacaaagtgacgtCATTGATGACGACTATTCTCGCATCTGGTGa